A region of Saccharococcus thermophilus DNA encodes the following proteins:
- the yhfH gene encoding protein YhfH → MLVKVLEFFKNLPPKKCMQCGKEIEEQHECYGNTCPDCLGVTYHQ, encoded by the coding sequence ATGTTAGTGAAAGTGTTAGAATTTTTCAAAAATCTACCACCAAAAAAATGCATGCAATGCGGCAAAGAAATTGAAGAGCAACATGAGTGCTATGGGAACACATGCCCTGATTGTCTTGGTGTCACTTATCATCAATAA
- a CDS encoding ABC transporter permease, whose translation MLTAIFSAMEAGFIYAIMALGVYLSFRILDFPDLTVDGSFVTGAAVAAVLIMNGTNPFFASAAALIAGFIAGAVTGLLHTKGKINPLLSGILMMIALYSINLRIMGRSNVPLLQQETVMTIITEAWQKTGIDNVLNGAIAFAGFQPRTWAIFITMALLAVVVKLLLDLLLKTEIGLALRATGDNQPMVSSFSANTDWLIIFGLGLSNALVAFSGALVAQYGGFSDVGMGIGMIVIGLASVIIGEALFGTRSIARATLAVIGGAIVYRIILALALRVQFLETGDVKLITAVIVMIALIVPNIAAAQKEKRRKKRKMEEQARGEHVARAQTDYESI comes from the coding sequence ATGTTAACAGCGATTTTTAGTGCTATGGAAGCAGGATTCATCTATGCGATTATGGCACTAGGTGTATATTTATCATTTCGAATTTTAGATTTTCCTGACTTAACGGTGGATGGCAGCTTTGTCACCGGGGCGGCCGTCGCCGCCGTGCTCATTATGAACGGAACGAATCCGTTTTTCGCTTCCGCCGCCGCATTGATTGCGGGATTTATTGCCGGGGCGGTTACCGGGCTTTTGCATACAAAAGGAAAAATTAATCCATTATTATCGGGTATATTGATGATGATTGCCCTTTATTCTATTAATCTGCGCATTATGGGGCGCTCGAACGTGCCACTTTTACAGCAGGAAACGGTCATGACGATCATCACCGAGGCTTGGCAAAAAACAGGGATAGACAATGTGCTAAATGGTGCCATTGCTTTTGCCGGATTTCAGCCGCGGACATGGGCGATATTCATCACGATGGCGCTGCTTGCTGTCGTCGTCAAGCTGCTGCTCGATCTGTTATTGAAAACGGAAATAGGGCTGGCGCTGCGCGCGACCGGAGACAATCAGCCGATGGTGTCGAGTTTTTCAGCCAATACCGACTGGCTCATCATTTTCGGCCTCGGGTTATCGAACGCACTCGTTGCCTTTTCCGGCGCGCTCGTTGCCCAGTATGGAGGATTTAGCGACGTCGGCATGGGGATCGGGATGATCGTCATCGGACTGGCCTCGGTCATTATCGGGGAGGCGCTGTTTGGTACGCGTTCGATTGCGCGCGCTACATTGGCGGTCATTGGCGGCGCGATTGTCTACCGCATTATTTTGGCGCTTGCATTGCGGGTGCAGTTTTTGGAAACGGGAGATGTGAAGCTCATTACCGCTGTCATTGTCATGATTGCTCTAATCGTTCCAAACATCGCCGCCGCGCAAAAAGAAAAGCGGCGGAAAAAGCGGAAAATGGAAGAACAAGCAAGGGGGGAGCACGTTGCTCGAGCTCAAACAGATTACGAAAGTATTTAA
- a CDS encoding ABC transporter ATP-binding protein, with the protein MLELKQITKVFNEGTIDEKVALQAINLTLAPGDFVTIIGSNGAGKSTMMNIISGRLFPDAGVVRINGQDVTAMKEHERARYIGRVFQDPLAGTAPNMTIEENLALAYNRTRRRTLKFGVTKQKRDFFRETLKTLHLGLENRLNAKVGMLSGGERQALSLLMATFTKPDLLLLDEHTAALDPARAELVTELTKEIVEKYQLTTLMVTHNMEQALRLGNRLIMMDRGQIIFEASGKEKQALTVERLLQEFQRIRGSQFASDRVVLG; encoded by the coding sequence TTGCTCGAGCTCAAACAGATTACGAAAGTATTTAATGAGGGAACTATAGATGAGAAAGTGGCGCTGCAAGCGATCAATTTAACGCTCGCCCCCGGCGATTTCGTCACGATTATCGGCAGCAATGGCGCAGGAAAATCGACAATGATGAACATTATTTCCGGACGGCTGTTTCCCGATGCGGGCGTGGTGCGGATCAATGGCCAAGATGTGACGGCCATGAAGGAGCATGAACGCGCCCGCTATATCGGCCGCGTATTTCAAGATCCGCTTGCCGGCACAGCGCCGAATATGACCATCGAGGAAAACTTGGCGCTTGCCTATAACCGCACGAGGCGGCGTACGTTAAAATTCGGCGTGACAAAACAAAAGCGGGATTTTTTCCGCGAGACGTTAAAGACGCTTCACTTGGGACTGGAAAACCGATTGAACGCCAAAGTCGGAATGCTGTCCGGAGGGGAGCGGCAGGCGCTGTCACTGTTAATGGCGACGTTTACAAAGCCGGATTTGCTGCTTTTGGATGAGCATACAGCCGCACTGGACCCGGCGCGCGCCGAGCTTGTTACCGAGTTGACGAAAGAAATCGTTGAAAAATATCAGCTGACGACGCTGATGGTGACGCACAATATGGAGCAGGCGCTTCGACTTGGCAACCGTCTCATTATGATGGACAGAGGGCAAATTATTTTCGAAGCGAGCGGCAAGGAAAAACAAGCATTGACGGTCGAGCGGCTGCTGCAAGAGTTTCAGCGCATCCGCGGCAGCCAATTCGCCAGCGACCGAGTCGTGCTAGGATAA
- the dat gene encoding D-amino-acid transaminase, with amino-acid sequence MTLKLYVLTEKQFLPRHEVTYPMEERGLQFGDGVYEVARIYQGTYFLLEEHIDRLYRSAAAIRLSIPFEKDVLMEKLELLREINNVKKDAILYLQVTRGSFPRNHAFPTENRPNLYAYIREMPRKTEEIERGVRTILTKDVRWEYCYIKSLNLLPNVLAKQEAVERQAFEAIFHRDGIITEGSSSNIFLVKDGNVYTHPATERILNGIVRMKVKQFCSELGIPFVEEAFSINDIAEADEMFLTSTTSSIIPIIQVEEQAVGNGKPGEVTRKLQAAYEKAAGLAVQSGK; translated from the coding sequence ATGACATTAAAGCTGTACGTACTAACGGAAAAACAATTTCTCCCCCGTCATGAAGTAACCTACCCAATGGAAGAACGGGGGCTGCAGTTTGGCGATGGTGTTTACGAAGTCGCGCGCATCTATCAAGGAACATATTTTTTGCTTGAGGAGCATATCGACCGACTATACCGTTCCGCGGCGGCGATTCGCCTTTCTATTCCTTTTGAAAAAGATGTGCTGATGGAAAAGCTGGAACTGCTGCGGGAAATAAACAATGTGAAAAAAGACGCGATTCTCTATCTTCAGGTGACAAGAGGGAGCTTCCCGCGCAACCACGCGTTTCCGACCGAGAATCGTCCGAATTTGTACGCCTATATTCGGGAAATGCCAAGAAAAACAGAAGAAATCGAACGGGGCGTGCGGACGATTCTGACAAAAGACGTTCGCTGGGAATATTGCTACATCAAAAGTTTAAACTTGCTGCCAAACGTGCTCGCGAAACAAGAAGCCGTGGAGCGACAAGCGTTTGAAGCCATCTTTCACCGTGACGGCATCATTACCGAAGGCAGCTCCTCAAACATTTTCCTTGTCAAAGATGGAAACGTGTACACCCATCCGGCGACAGAGCGCATTTTAAACGGCATTGTTCGCATGAAAGTAAAACAATTTTGCAGCGAGCTTGGCATTCCGTTTGTAGAAGAAGCGTTTTCTATTAATGATATCGCCGAAGCGGACGAAATGTTTCTCACCAGCACCACGTCATCAATTATTCCAATCATCCAAGTCGAAGAACAAGCCGTTGGCAATGGCAAGCCGGGAGAGGTGACGAGAAAGCTGCAGGCCGCCTACGAGAAAGCGGCGGGGCTTGCCGTTCAAAGCGGAAAATAA
- a CDS encoding fatty acid--CoA ligase family protein, producing the protein MNLSSRLAEVAVQLPDKPAYVFEGERSTYGELNASVSKFASGLYNMGIRQGDHIALLLGNSPQFVIGLYGALRLGATVIPINPIYTPDEIGYILLNGDVKAVIALDLLVPLFAQAQGRLPLLKHVIICETPQGKEKGILLPEQMKSFTNVLQSGDAHFQGPELQDDDVAVILYTSGTTGKPKGAMLTHKNLYSNAQDIANYLKINENDRVIATLPMFHVFCLTVALNAPLMNGGTVLIVPKFSPKKIFRLAREQQATIFVGVPTMYNFLYQYEGGSAEDFRTLRLCISGGSSMPVALLKNFEQKFKVIVSEGYGLSEASPVTCFNPLDRPRKPGSIGTSIMNVENKVVNEFGEEVPVGEVGELVVRGPNVMKGYYKMPEETAHALRDGWLHTGDLARMDEEGYFYIVDRKKEMIIVGGYNVYPREVEEVLYSHPDVVEAAVVGVPDPDYGEAVKGFVVSKNPQLTEEALIEYCRQHLAKYKVPSSIEFLEELPKNTTGKILRRVLKERLISSHS; encoded by the coding sequence ATGAATTTATCGTCACGGCTGGCAGAAGTAGCAGTGCAGCTGCCCGACAAACCAGCGTATGTATTTGAAGGGGAACGCAGTACATACGGGGAGCTGAATGCCTCTGTCTCGAAATTCGCAAGCGGCTTATATAATATGGGGATCCGCCAAGGCGATCATATTGCGCTGTTGCTTGGAAATTCGCCGCAGTTTGTTATCGGCTTGTACGGAGCATTGCGGTTAGGGGCGACGGTTATTCCGATTAATCCGATTTATACGCCGGATGAAATCGGATATATTTTATTGAATGGGGATGTAAAAGCGGTCATCGCGCTCGATTTGCTTGTTCCATTGTTTGCCCAGGCGCAAGGACGCCTGCCGCTTCTTAAGCATGTGATCATTTGCGAGACGCCGCAAGGGAAGGAAAAAGGGATTTTGCTGCCGGAACAAATGAAATCGTTTACAAATGTCCTGCAATCCGGCGATGCGCATTTCCAAGGTCCGGAGCTGCAAGATGACGATGTCGCCGTGATTTTGTACACGTCGGGAACGACCGGAAAGCCGAAAGGAGCGATGCTGACGCATAAAAATTTATATAGCAACGCCCAGGATATTGCCAATTACTTGAAAATCAATGAAAACGACCGTGTCATTGCGACGCTGCCGATGTTCCACGTGTTTTGTTTGACGGTGGCCCTGAATGCGCCGTTGATGAACGGCGGAACCGTCCTCATCGTTCCGAAATTTAGTCCGAAGAAAATTTTCCGGCTTGCCCGCGAGCAACAAGCGACCATTTTTGTCGGCGTGCCGACGATGTATAATTTTCTATATCAATATGAGGGAGGAAGCGCGGAAGATTTCCGCACATTGCGCCTCTGCATTTCCGGCGGTTCATCGATGCCGGTCGCACTGTTAAAAAATTTCGAGCAAAAATTTAAAGTCATTGTCTCGGAAGGATACGGCCTATCAGAAGCATCGCCGGTTACGTGCTTTAACCCGCTCGATCGTCCGCGCAAACCAGGCTCGATTGGGACAAGCATTATGAATGTGGAAAACAAAGTGGTCAACGAATTTGGCGAGGAAGTACCGGTAGGGGAAGTCGGTGAGCTCGTTGTCCGCGGTCCAAACGTGATGAAAGGCTACTATAAAATGCCGGAAGAGACCGCCCATGCGCTTCGCGACGGCTGGCTTCATACCGGGGATTTAGCGAGAATGGATGAGGAAGGATATTTTTATATTGTCGATCGCAAGAAAGAAATGATTATTGTCGGCGGCTATAACGTTTATCCGCGTGAAGTAGAAGAAGTGCTGTACAGCCATCCGGATGTGGTCGAAGCGGCGGTGGTTGGCGTGCCGGATCCCGATTATGGCGAAGCGGTAAAAGGGTTTGTCGTTTCGAAAAACCCGCAATTAACGGAAGAGGCGTTAATCGAGTATTGCCGCCAGCATCTTGCCAAATATAAAGTTCCTAGTTCGATCGAGTTTTTAGAGGAGCTTCCGAAAAATACAACCGGAAAAATTTTGCGCCGCGTCCTAAAAGAACGGTTAATTTCCTCTCATTCATGA
- a CDS encoding ABC transporter substrate-binding protein, giving the protein MMKKRMQRLAMLCSASFLLLSGCGAKETSENKGGTEKKTYHIGVTQIVEHPSLDAAFKGFKQALKDKGLSVSYDVQIAQGDMNNNQTIANNFVSEGVDLIFANSTPSAQAALNATKEIPIVFTSVTDPVGAKLVQSMEKPGGNVTGTTDTHPDAIPKTVQFIDKYINGNRIGMIYNAGEQNSVAQVDAVKKAIKGTDLQIVPVSVSTSAEVKQAAESLVGKVDCIYIITDNTVVSALESVIQVADDHDIPLFVGELDSVKRGGFAAYGFDYYDIGYQAGEMAAQILKDGKKPADLPVQYPKKLKLLINKKAAKEMGIKLNPEWDSIAEYTE; this is encoded by the coding sequence ATGATGAAAAAAAGGATGCAGCGTTTGGCGATGTTATGCTCGGCAAGCTTTTTGCTCCTTAGCGGCTGCGGGGCAAAAGAAACGAGTGAAAACAAAGGGGGAACAGAAAAGAAAACGTATCATATCGGCGTGACGCAAATCGTCGAACATCCTTCGCTCGATGCAGCTTTTAAAGGCTTTAAACAGGCGCTAAAAGACAAAGGGTTATCCGTTTCCTATGATGTGCAAATCGCGCAAGGAGACATGAATAACAATCAGACGATCGCGAATAACTTCGTATCGGAGGGTGTGGATTTAATTTTTGCCAATTCGACGCCGAGCGCCCAAGCGGCGTTGAATGCGACAAAAGAGATTCCAATCGTGTTCACTTCCGTTACAGACCCGGTTGGGGCGAAGCTGGTGCAATCGATGGAAAAGCCGGGCGGCAATGTGACAGGGACGACCGATACGCATCCGGATGCGATTCCAAAAACGGTGCAATTCATCGACAAGTACATCAACGGCAATCGCATCGGCATGATTTATAACGCCGGGGAGCAAAACTCCGTCGCCCAAGTCGATGCCGTTAAAAAAGCGATCAAAGGGACGGATTTGCAAATTGTTCCCGTTTCCGTATCGACATCTGCGGAAGTAAAACAGGCGGCGGAATCGCTTGTCGGGAAAGTGGACTGCATTTATATCATTACCGATAATACCGTTGTCTCCGCGCTCGAGTCGGTCATTCAAGTGGCGGACGACCATGATATTCCGCTGTTTGTCGGTGAATTGGATTCGGTGAAGCGCGGTGGCTTTGCCGCTTACGGGTTTGATTATTATGACATCGGCTATCAAGCTGGGGAAATGGCGGCGCAGATTTTAAAAGACGGCAAAAAACCGGCTGATTTGCCAGTACAATATCCGAAAAAATTAAAACTGTTGATTAACAAAAAAGCAGCGAAAGAAATGGGCATCAAACTGAATCCGGAATGGGATTCGATCGCGGAATATACAGAATAA
- a CDS encoding TetR/AcrR family transcriptional regulator, producing the protein MLMDRKRQIIEAAAQSFSQFGYKATTMEQIAKLANVGKGTIYTFFKNKEDLLDEIISCLMVEIKEAAEQAMDPDLPFSENVHRALYRILEFRQRHQLTAKLLQEVRSIGTSAVHEVLKKLDRAIIDFIREKIDMAIQKGEIRPCDSEITAFLMLKAYIALIVDWETDHEPLPKEKIAELFELYFLKGLSN; encoded by the coding sequence TTGCTTATGGATCGAAAACGGCAAATTATCGAAGCAGCGGCACAATCGTTTTCCCAATTTGGCTACAAGGCGACAACGATGGAACAGATCGCCAAGCTCGCCAATGTCGGGAAAGGAACGATATACACGTTTTTTAAAAACAAGGAAGATTTGCTCGATGAAATTATTTCTTGCTTGATGGTGGAAATAAAAGAAGCGGCAGAGCAGGCGATGGATCCCGATCTTCCTTTTTCCGAAAACGTCCATCGCGCTTTATACCGCATTTTGGAGTTTCGCCAGCGCCATCAGCTGACGGCGAAGCTGCTTCAAGAAGTGCGGAGCATTGGGACGTCCGCGGTTCATGAAGTGTTGAAAAAACTGGACCGGGCGATTATCGACTTCATTCGCGAAAAAATCGACATGGCGATCCAAAAAGGCGAAATCCGTCCATGCGATTCCGAAATTACCGCTTTTTTAATGTTAAAAGCGTATATTGCCCTCATTGTCGACTGGGAAACGGATCATGAGCCGCTGCCAAAGGAAAAAATCGCGGAATTATTTGAACTTTATTTTCTGAAAGGATTGTCCAATTAG
- the hemY gene encoding protoporphyrinogen oxidase → MSDGKRTVVIIGGGITGVTAAYYLQKTIKEQQLPLECKLIEATHRLGGKVQTVIRDGFVIERGPDSFLARKTSASRLAHEVGLEDEIVHNATGKSYILVNGKLYPIPGGAVMGIPTKIGPFITTGLLSPLGKLRAALDFVLPPTKVEGDLSLGQFFRRRFGDEVVDNLIEPLLSGIYAGDIDQMSLMATFPQFFQVEQKHGSLVLGTKRTTPKTQKERKGAFQTLKTGLQSLVDEVEKRLEPGSVIKGVRVEQVKRDGAKYRLRLSTGEEWKADSVIVATSHSTVPAMFGDYPFFAPFRSVPATSVATVALAFPESAIEQDIDGTGFIVSRRNDYTITACTWTHKKWPHTAPPGKALLRCYVGRPGDEEIVEQSDDEIVRVVMDDLNKIMRINGRPEFFVISRWKRAMPQYTVGHKERLAKIKDKMAAELPGVFLAGCSYEGLGLPDCIDQGENAVRAVLDYLQRNTKQFAEVN, encoded by the coding sequence GTGAGTGACGGAAAACGTACGGTAGTGATTATCGGAGGAGGCATCACAGGCGTTACTGCCGCTTATTATTTGCAAAAGACGATAAAAGAGCAACAGCTTCCGCTAGAATGCAAGCTGATTGAGGCGACGCATCGTCTCGGCGGCAAAGTGCAAACGGTGATCCGCGATGGGTTTGTCATTGAGCGCGGTCCTGATTCGTTCTTAGCGCGCAAAACGAGCGCTTCCCGCCTGGCGCATGAAGTAGGATTGGAAGACGAAATCGTCCATAACGCGACAGGAAAATCATACATTTTAGTCAATGGCAAATTATATCCGATACCAGGCGGAGCAGTGATGGGAATTCCAACCAAGATCGGTCCGTTTATCACGACAGGACTGCTTTCACCGCTAGGAAAATTGCGGGCTGCGCTGGATTTTGTATTGCCGCCGACGAAAGTGGAAGGAGACTTATCATTAGGTCAATTTTTCCGCCGCCGTTTCGGCGATGAAGTCGTTGACAATTTAATCGAACCGTTGCTGTCCGGCATTTATGCCGGTGATATTGACCAAATGAGTTTAATGGCGACATTTCCTCAATTTTTTCAAGTCGAGCAGAAGCACGGCAGTTTGGTGCTAGGAACGAAACGAACCACTCCAAAGACGCAAAAAGAGCGAAAAGGAGCGTTTCAAACGTTAAAAACTGGGCTGCAATCCTTGGTCGATGAGGTGGAGAAACGGTTGGAACCAGGCAGCGTTATAAAAGGCGTACGGGTGGAACAGGTAAAGCGGGACGGAGCGAAATACCGTTTGCGTTTAAGCACTGGCGAGGAATGGAAAGCGGACAGCGTCATCGTCGCAACATCGCACTCAACGGTTCCGGCAATGTTTGGCGATTACCCGTTTTTTGCGCCGTTCCGGTCGGTGCCAGCCACATCGGTGGCAACCGTTGCGCTAGCTTTTCCGGAAAGCGCCATCGAACAAGATATTGACGGAACAGGTTTTATCGTTTCCCGCCGCAACGATTATACGATTACCGCCTGCACGTGGACGCATAAAAAATGGCCTCATACCGCACCGCCGGGAAAAGCGTTGCTGCGCTGTTATGTCGGCCGTCCGGGCGATGAGGAAATCGTTGAGCAATCGGATGATGAGATCGTCCGTGTCGTCATGGATGATTTAAATAAAATTATGCGCATTAACGGACGTCCAGAATTTTTTGTCATCTCGCGCTGGAAACGGGCGATGCCGCAGTATACGGTTGGCCATAAAGAACGGCTGGCGAAAATAAAAGATAAGATGGCAGCGGAACTCCCTGGCGTGTTTTTAGCGGGATGCTCTTATGAAGGATTGGGATTGCCGGATTGCATCGATCAAGGAGAAAATGCGGTTCGCGCTGTGCTCGATTATTTACAACGAAATACGAAACAATTTGCCGAGGTTAACTAA
- a CDS encoding YhgE/Pip domain-containing protein produces MRGISLLWKEAQAIVRNRKVLIPIIAILFIPLLYSGMFLWAFWDPYGHLDRLPVAVANNDKGAEFHGEKLKLGEELVKNLKENKKFSWRFVSEKEAKKGLEDQKYYMAVIIPENFSENAATLQDKQPKPLKLIYMPNEGFNFLSAQIGDSAVEKIKEEVAKNVTKTYAEAMFDNIKKMVKGLDQASDGANQLHGGVMQAKDGVVALQNGLHSAKEGSEKLHQGTRAAKEGAKELYKNLKLLAEKSLTFENGLQSVSSGADQIHVGLQQLQGGFAKMQDGHSQLLAGAKQLETGAQKLSGGLRESLNGIKQMKEKMPPLTKGAEQLQEGANQLAAKMETWKQGADQTKTGAAQVSQGLEQAVAQLDAMIAQATDPKEKALLQTMKQNLQPLAEGSKRVVAGIEQLDTGASALKAGADQLAGGAARLHQGHVALSAGVEQLFAGQQKLSSGADALAAGQAKVVQGLTTFGEKLGEGKAGVDRLAAGSGQLSSGLHQLAQGSGKLTDGTNQLAAGSGRLANGMTALESGVSTLTAGVDKLSNGSDQLVNGMNKLDNGSKELADKLKDGAKKANNVKANDDVYNMFADPVKKENQKIHHVPNYGTGFTPYFLSLGLYVGALLLSIVFPLREPADVPKSGIAWFFSKFGILVVIGILQSLLVDAVLLGALGIHVQSVAKFILFTIITSMTFISIVQFLVTLLGDPGRFIAVVILVLQLTTSAGTFPLELIPKTLQHFNAWLPMTYSIFGFKAAISTGDFAFMWHNAAILGMFAAIFIIGTVIYFTVQHQRQFYTLLKNKTEAPEA; encoded by the coding sequence ATGAGAGGCATCTCGTTATTGTGGAAAGAAGCACAGGCCATTGTTCGCAATCGAAAAGTGCTCATTCCTATCATCGCCATTTTGTTCATCCCGCTATTATACAGCGGCATGTTTTTATGGGCATTTTGGGATCCGTACGGCCATTTGGACCGATTGCCGGTGGCGGTTGCCAACAATGATAAGGGTGCGGAATTCCATGGTGAAAAATTAAAGCTTGGAGAAGAATTAGTCAAAAACTTAAAGGAAAATAAAAAGTTCAGCTGGCGTTTTGTGTCAGAGAAAGAAGCAAAAAAAGGATTGGAAGACCAAAAATATTACATGGCAGTCATTATACCGGAAAATTTTTCGGAAAACGCGGCGACATTACAAGACAAACAGCCGAAGCCGCTGAAACTGATTTATATGCCAAACGAGGGATTTAACTTTTTATCGGCGCAAATCGGTGATTCGGCGGTTGAAAAAATTAAAGAAGAAGTCGCTAAAAACGTCACGAAAACATATGCAGAAGCAATGTTTGACAACATAAAAAAAATGGTGAAAGGACTCGATCAAGCCAGCGATGGAGCTAATCAGTTGCATGGCGGCGTGATGCAGGCAAAAGACGGGGTAGTTGCGCTGCAAAACGGCCTTCACTCCGCCAAAGAAGGAAGTGAAAAGCTGCATCAAGGTACACGTGCCGCGAAAGAAGGCGCCAAAGAGCTATATAAAAATTTAAAATTGTTGGCGGAAAAGTCGCTGACATTTGAAAACGGACTGCAATCGGTGAGCAGCGGTGCCGATCAGATTCATGTGGGGCTTCAGCAATTGCAAGGCGGATTTGCGAAAATGCAGGATGGCCATTCGCAATTGCTAGCGGGAGCGAAACAGCTGGAAACTGGCGCACAGAAGCTATCTGGCGGTTTGCGTGAATCGCTTAATGGGATAAAGCAGATGAAAGAAAAAATGCCACCGTTAACAAAAGGAGCAGAGCAGTTGCAAGAAGGCGCCAATCAGCTTGCTGCGAAGATGGAAACGTGGAAGCAAGGAGCCGATCAAACGAAAACAGGAGCGGCACAAGTAAGCCAAGGGCTTGAGCAGGCTGTAGCGCAATTGGATGCGATGATTGCACAGGCGACAGACCCGAAAGAAAAAGCGTTATTGCAAACAATGAAACAGAATTTGCAGCCCCTTGCGGAAGGAAGTAAGCGAGTTGTTGCGGGAATAGAGCAATTAGATACTGGTGCATCAGCGTTGAAAGCGGGCGCTGATCAGCTTGCCGGCGGGGCCGCTCGTCTTCATCAAGGCCATGTAGCGCTGAGCGCCGGCGTGGAACAACTGTTTGCCGGCCAGCAAAAGCTGAGCAGTGGCGCAGATGCGCTTGCTGCTGGCCAAGCGAAAGTGGTGCAAGGGCTGACAACATTCGGCGAAAAATTAGGAGAAGGGAAAGCTGGAGTAGATCGGCTCGCTGCGGGCAGCGGTCAATTGTCATCCGGTCTGCATCAGCTTGCGCAAGGGTCCGGCAAATTGACAGATGGCACCAATCAGCTTGCCGCTGGTTCGGGGCGGCTTGCTAACGGCATGACGGCATTAGAAAGCGGCGTTTCCACACTGACAGCGGGAGTGGATAAACTGTCCAACGGTTCTGACCAACTGGTGAACGGCATGAACAAGTTGGACAATGGTTCGAAGGAATTGGCTGACAAGTTAAAAGATGGTGCGAAAAAAGCGAACAACGTAAAAGCCAATGATGATGTATATAACATGTTTGCCGATCCGGTGAAAAAAGAAAATCAAAAAATTCATCATGTTCCAAATTATGGAACGGGTTTTACGCCATATTTCCTATCTTTAGGATTGTATGTCGGCGCGCTTCTTTTATCGATCGTATTTCCACTGCGCGAACCGGCCGATGTGCCAAAATCGGGAATCGCCTGGTTTTTCAGCAAGTTCGGCATTTTAGTAGTGATCGGCATTCTTCAGTCGCTGTTAGTGGATGCGGTATTGCTTGGCGCGCTCGGTATCCATGTGCAAAGCGTGGCTAAATTTATTCTATTTACGATCATCACAAGCATGACGTTTATTTCTATAGTCCAATTCCTTGTGACATTGCTTGGCGATCCGGGGCGGTTCATTGCGGTTGTGATCTTGGTTTTGCAGCTGACAACAAGCGCAGGCACGTTCCCGCTTGAGCTCATTCCGAAAACGCTGCAACATTTTAACGCTTGGCTGCCGATGACGTACTCCATCTTCGGATTTAAAGCGGCCATCTCTACTGGCGATTTCGCCTTTATGTGGCACAACGCGGCGATTTTGGGGATGTTTGCGGCGATTTTCATCATTGGAACGGTCATATACTTTACCGTTCAGCATCAACGCCAGTTTTATACGCTATTGAAAAATAAAACGGAAGCTCCTGAAGCCTAA
- a CDS encoding MBL fold metallo-hydrolase, with protein sequence MKVTVIGYWGGFPAANEATSGYLFEHDDFRLLVDCGSGVLSKLQNYVPVEKLDAVVVSHYHHDHVADIGPLQYARLIKKNLGMDLPVLPIYGHPYDQGEFARLTHEGMTKGIAYHPEEPLQVGPFHITFMKTVHPVTCYAMRIAAGEATVVYTADSSYLPEFAPFAKNADLLICECNFYAGQNAAPAGHMTSEEAGAIARDADVAELWLTHLPHFGDHTQLVEEAGRQFSGKIQLAKTGLVWEKE encoded by the coding sequence ATGAAAGTTACCGTCATCGGCTATTGGGGAGGATTTCCGGCAGCTAATGAAGCAACATCCGGTTATTTATTTGAACACGACGATTTTCGATTGCTCGTTGACTGTGGAAGCGGTGTCTTGTCCAAACTGCAAAATTACGTGCCGGTAGAAAAACTGGATGCCGTCGTCGTCTCTCACTATCATCATGATCATGTTGCCGATATCGGTCCGTTGCAATATGCGCGCCTCATTAAGAAAAATCTCGGTATGGATCTGCCTGTGCTGCCGATTTACGGCCATCCATATGATCAAGGAGAATTTGCCCGTTTAACACACGAAGGGATGACGAAAGGAATCGCCTATCATCCGGAAGAACCGCTTCAAGTGGGGCCGTTTCACATCACGTTTATGAAAACCGTGCACCCGGTGACTTGTTATGCGATGAGAATTGCAGCGGGAGAAGCGACGGTCGTGTATACGGCGGATTCCAGCTATTTGCCGGAATTTGCGCCATTTGCGAAAAATGCTGACTTGCTTATTTGTGAATGCAACTTTTACGCTGGACAAAACGCCGCACCTGCTGGCCATATGACAAGCGAAGAGGCGGGCGCCATTGCCCGCGACGCCGACGTAGCGGAACTGTGGCTCACTCATTTGCCGCATTTTGGCGATCATACGCAGCTTGTCGAAGAAGCTGGACGGCAATTTTCTGGAAAAATACAGCTAGCGAAAACAGGGCTTGTGTGGGAAAAAGAATGA